The region CTGGAGCTCGGCGATCCGCGCCTTGACGTCGCGGCGGGTCGCCTCCAGGAGCTCGAAGCGCGCGATGTAGGTGTCGTCCCCCTCGCGCACCAGCTCCGCGTACCGGACCATGTCGGCGACCGGCATCCCGGTCAGTCGGAGCTTGCCGACGAGGTCGAGCCAGTCCAGGTCGCGGTTGCTGTAGCGGCGCTGGCCGGTGTGCGAACGGTCGATGTGCGGCATCAGCCCGATCCGCTCGTACCAGCGCAGGGTGTGCGCGGTGAGGCCGGTGAAGGCGACGACCTCGCTGATCGTGTAGTTGTCCTGGCCGTCCGGGCGCCGGTGCCGGTGGGGCGGGGCGGCGCAGTCCCCGGTACGCGTACTGGTGCCGGTCTCGGCGGCCTCGGCCGTGGTCTCCATCACCGTCATGACCTCCACGCTAAAACCTTCGAGTGCACTCGAAGCAAGCGGATTCGGAAGAGAACCCGTCCGGCACCGTCCGACGGACGCCCGCCGAAAATACGACGACGAGCCCGGGGCACCCCGACTACCGTGCGGATCATGAGTCTCGTACGCCGCGCCGTGCCCGAGGACGCCGAGGAAGTGCTGCGCCTGCGCCAGGTGATGATCGACTCGGTCTTCGCCTCCGCCGGCCCCTCGTCCACCGAGTGGCACGCCCAGTCCCTGCCGACCGTACGCGGCAGGCTCGCCGACCCCGACGGGGCCTTCGTGGCCTTCGTCGTGGACCACCCGGACCGCCCCGACCGACCCGGCGCTCTCGCGGCGCTCGTCGCGGGGACGATCGAGTACCGGATCGGGCGCGCGGGCAATCCGCACGGCGCGGTCGGGCACGTCTTCAGCGTCGCGACCGATCCGGACGCGCGGCGGCGGGGGTATGCGCGGGCGTGCATGGAGACGCTCCTCGACTGGTTCCGCGAACGGAACGTGCTCCAGGTCGATCTCAACGCGTCCGCCGAGGCCGAGCCGCTGTACGCCTCGCTCGGATTCGTCCGCAAGCCCGACCCGTCGATGCGGCTGCAGCTGTGAGCCGCTTAGGCTCGTAGGCATGTCTTTGCAGAGCAGCCTGGCGTCGATCGAGAACTGGCCCGTTCCCACGGCGGCCGCGGCCGTCGTCCGCGCGGACGGGGTGGTGCTCGGGTCGCACGGTCCCGCCGATCACCGTTTCGCCCTCGCCTCGGTCACCAAGCCGCTGGCCGCGTACGCCGCGCTCGTCGCGTACGAGGAGGGGGCGATCGAGCTCGACGAGCCTGCCGGGCCGGCCGGGTCGACGGTTCGTCATCTCCTCGCGCACACCTCCGGGCTCGCGTTCGACGAACACCGGGTGACGTCCGCGCCCGGGGAGCGGCGGTTGTACTCCAACGCCGGTTTCGAGGTGCTCGGGGACCATGTCGCCAAGGCGACCGACATCCCCTTCGGGGAGTATCTGCGGCAGGCGGTGCTGGAGCCGCTGGGGATGACGAGGACGTCGCTGGACGGCTCACCCGCGAGGGACGGGGTGTCGACGGTGGCGGACCTGGTGCGGTTCGCGGCCGAGGTGCAGGCGCCGCGGTTGCTCGATCCGCGTACGGTCCTGGAGGCCATGACCGTCCAGTACCCCGGTACGAAGGGGGTGCTGCCGGGGTACGGCCACCAGAACCCCAACGACTGGGGGCTCGGCTTCGAGATCCGCGACTCCAAGTCCCCCCACTGGACGGGGGTTTCCTCCTCGCCCCGGACCTTCGGTCACTTCGGGCAATCCGGTACGTTCCTGTGGATCGACCCGGTGGCGGGTGCGGCGTGCGTCGCTCTCACGGACCGTGCGTTCGGCCCCTGGGCAGCGGAAACGTGGACCCCGTTCACGGACACCGTACTGACGGCCCTACGCCCCTGACCCCACCGTTTCCCTCGCCCCCGCCGCCCCTACCCTCCCCCAAGCTCTCGAGCTTCGCTCGAGCAGGGGGGACCCCCATCATCCCTGAGGGCTGCCGCCCCCAGACCCCCGCTATCGGCCTGAACGGCCTCGTCCTCAAACGCCGGACGGGCTGAAAACGAGGGCGAGCCGAGGCTTTTAGGGGCGCGGGGAACTGCGCGACCAGCCCCCACGGCCCGCAGCCGAGCGAATCGGGCGGGCAGGGGACGCGGGGCGAAGCCCCCGCCTCAGGGGCGCGGGGAACTGCGCGAGCAGCCCCCACCCGCCCGCAGCCCCGAGAAATGCCCGGGGTCAGATCGTGGGGGTCATTTCCCACAGGAGTAGTTCCGCGGGGGCTCCCGCTACCGCTTCCAGGTCCTTGGAGTCGGTGATGCGGGCCGCGTCGCCGGGGCCCAACTCCTCGCCGTTCAGGAGCACTTCGCCGTGGACGACATGGACGTACACGAACCCGGCGTCCGGCACCGCCGTCCGCTCCCCCGCCGCCAGCCTCCGCACATGAAGCATCGCCCCGGCCTCGGGAACGGCGTACGGCGTGGAGTCGGCGATGCCGTGGACGACCTCGTAGGACGGTTCGCCGCCGGGTGACAGCGGGGCCAGCCACATCTGGACGAAGACGAGGGGGACCTCGCCGTCGTTGCGTTCCACGTGGCGGACGCCACCCGCGGAGCTGAGGCGCTGGACGTCCCCGGGGCGGACCACCGACTCGTGGCCCGTCGAGTCGCGGTGGGTCAGCTCCCCCTCCACCACCCACGTGACGATCTCGGTGTGACTGTGCGGGTGCTCGTCGAAGCCGGCGCCGGGCGCGAGCCACTCCTCGTTGCAGGCGATCACCGCACCGAAGCGGAGGTTGTCGGGGTCGTAGTGCGGTCCGAAGGAGAAGGCGTGGAAGGAGGTGATCCCGGCGTCCGGGTCGCCTCCGTGGTAGCGCTCGTCCGCGCGCCGTACGTCCATCAGATCCGCTCGTTCCGCCGTCGTCGCCGTACGTCCGTCACAACGGACACCGTAGCCCCGCCCCAGGCCCTCCCCCCGCCTACTTACGACCCGCCGCCGCACGCCTCCGTCCTGATAAGGCAGTCTTGTCCCGTGCCCGAACCCGAATCCAGCAACACCGAGCGCCCAGCGCACGACATCCACGCGCACTCCGCGACCCTGAAGCGGCTGGAGAAGTCCTCCGGCAGTCTCGCCGCCCAGGCCATCGCGCGGATGGACGAGACGCTGCCGTGGTACCGGGCCATGCCACCGGAGAACCGTTCCTGGATCGGGCTCGTCGCACAGGCCGGTATCGCGGCCTTCACCGAGTGGTTCCGGCGCCCGAACGCCCCGCAGGCCATCTCCACCGATGTGTTCGGGACCGCGCCACGCGAGCTGACCAGGGCGATCACCCTGCGGCAGACCGTGGAGATGGTGCGGACGACCATCGAGGTCATGGAGAGCGCGATCGACGAGGTCGCCGCCCCGGGCGACGAGTCCGTACTGCGTGAGGCGCTGCTCGTGTACGCCCGGGAGATCGCCTTCGCCACCGCCCAGGTGTACGCGCAGGCCGCCGAGGCCCGGGGCGCCTGGGACGCCCGCCTCGAATCGCTCGTCGTGAACGCCGTGCTCTCCGGCGAGGCCGACGAAGGTGCCGTCAGCCGGGCCGCCGCCCTCGGGTGGAACTCGCCCGAACATGTCTGCGTGGTGCTGGGTACGGCGCCCGACGGTGACAGCGAGCTGACGGTCGAGGCGATCCGGCGGGCGGCCCGGCACGCCAAGCTGCAGGTGCTCACCGGTGTGCTCGGGGACCGGCTCGTGGTCATCGCGGGGGGTAACAACAATCCGCTCGGGGTCGCGAAGTCGTTGATCGGGCCGTACGCCGCCGGGCCCGTCGTCGCGGGGCCGATCGTGCCCGATCTGCTCGCCGCGACCCGCTCCGCGCAGGCCGCCGCCGCCGGGCTGAAGGCGTGTTTCGCCTGGCAGGACGCCCCGCGCCCGGTTCTGGCGGACGATCTGCTGCCGGAGCGCGCGATCGCCTCGGACCCCTCGGCGCGCGAGCAACTGGTGGAGGAGATCTACAGACCGCTTGAGGAAGCCGGCTCCGCACTGCTGGAAACGCTCAGTGTCTATCTGGAACAGGCGAGCAGTCTCGAAGGCGCGGCCCGGATGCTCTTCGTTCACCCCAACACCGTGCGCTACCGGCTCCGACGTGTGACTGACGTCACCGGTTGGTCGCCATCGGATGTACGATCCGCGTTCACACTGCGGATCGCGCTGATCCTGGGGCGTCTAGCTGATGGGGATCCTCAAGCCTAGGCTTTTGTCGGGGCT is a window of Streptomyces sp. NBC_00271 DNA encoding:
- a CDS encoding MerR family transcriptional regulator, producing the protein MTVMETTAEAAETGTSTRTGDCAAPPHRHRRPDGQDNYTISEVVAFTGLTAHTLRWYERIGLMPHIDRSHTGQRRYSNRDLDWLDLVGKLRLTGMPVADMVRYAELVREGDDTYIARFELLEATRRDVKARIAELQGTLAVLDHKISFYADAGRALASERSR
- a CDS encoding GNAT family N-acetyltransferase, translating into MSLVRRAVPEDAEEVLRLRQVMIDSVFASAGPSSTEWHAQSLPTVRGRLADPDGAFVAFVVDHPDRPDRPGALAALVAGTIEYRIGRAGNPHGAVGHVFSVATDPDARRRGYARACMETLLDWFRERNVLQVDLNASAEAEPLYASLGFVRKPDPSMRLQL
- a CDS encoding serine hydrolase domain-containing protein, which codes for MSLQSSLASIENWPVPTAAAAVVRADGVVLGSHGPADHRFALASVTKPLAAYAALVAYEEGAIELDEPAGPAGSTVRHLLAHTSGLAFDEHRVTSAPGERRLYSNAGFEVLGDHVAKATDIPFGEYLRQAVLEPLGMTRTSLDGSPARDGVSTVADLVRFAAEVQAPRLLDPRTVLEAMTVQYPGTKGVLPGYGHQNPNDWGLGFEIRDSKSPHWTGVSSSPRTFGHFGQSGTFLWIDPVAGAACVALTDRAFGPWAAETWTPFTDTVLTALRP
- a CDS encoding pirin family protein; translation: MDVRRADERYHGGDPDAGITSFHAFSFGPHYDPDNLRFGAVIACNEEWLAPGAGFDEHPHSHTEIVTWVVEGELTHRDSTGHESVVRPGDVQRLSSAGGVRHVERNDGEVPLVFVQMWLAPLSPGGEPSYEVVHGIADSTPYAVPEAGAMLHVRRLAAGERTAVPDAGFVYVHVVHGEVLLNGEELGPGDAARITDSKDLEAVAGAPAELLLWEMTPTI
- the fasR gene encoding fatty acid biosynthesis transcriptional regulator FasR; protein product: MPEPESSNTERPAHDIHAHSATLKRLEKSSGSLAAQAIARMDETLPWYRAMPPENRSWIGLVAQAGIAAFTEWFRRPNAPQAISTDVFGTAPRELTRAITLRQTVEMVRTTIEVMESAIDEVAAPGDESVLREALLVYAREIAFATAQVYAQAAEARGAWDARLESLVVNAVLSGEADEGAVSRAAALGWNSPEHVCVVLGTAPDGDSELTVEAIRRAARHAKLQVLTGVLGDRLVVIAGGNNNPLGVAKSLIGPYAAGPVVAGPIVPDLLAATRSAQAAAAGLKACFAWQDAPRPVLADDLLPERAIASDPSAREQLVEEIYRPLEEAGSALLETLSVYLEQASSLEGAARMLFVHPNTVRYRLRRVTDVTGWSPSDVRSAFTLRIALILGRLADGDPQA